Genomic DNA from Pseudomonas fluorescens:
ACAACATGGCTGCATAAAGAAAGTCGATTGGCTGCAACTGAACAGCCCGCACGGAGATTCGCTATGACCCAGATCGCCCGCATCAGCGACACCGGCAATGAACGCCGCCTGCAAGCCGAACGCCTGATCGGCGCCCAAGCCTTGCAAGAAGCACAGGCCCTGCGTTTCAACGTCTTCAGCGGCGAATTCAACGCCAAGCTCAAGGGCGCGGAAATGGGTCTGGACATGGATGACTATGATGTTCACTGCGCCCACATCGGCGTACGCGACCTGAACACCGGCCGCCTCGTGGCCACCACGCGCCTGCTCGACCACCAGGCAGCCAGCAGCCTGGGCCGATTCTACAGCGAAGAAGAATTCAGCCTTCACGGCCTGGTCCATCTCAAGGGCCCGATCCTGGAAATCGGCCGTACCTGCGTCGACCCGGCCTACCGCAACGGTGGCACCATCGCGGTGCTCTGGGGCGAACTGGCCGAAGTCCTGAACGAAGGCGGCTACAGCTACCTGATGGGCTGCGCGAGCATTCCGATGCAGGACGGCGGTATCCAGGCCCAGGCGATCATGCAGCGCCTGCGCGAACGCTACCTGTGCACCGAACACCTGCAAGCCGTGCCGAAAAAACCGCTGCCGACCCTGGACGTGCCCTCCAACGTCATCGCTGAAATGCCGCCACTGCTCAAGGCCTACATGCGCCTGGGCGCGAAGATTTGTGGCGAACCGTGCTGGGACGAGGATTTCCAGGTGGCCGACGTGTTCATCCTGCTCAAGCGCGACGAGCTGTGCCCGCGCTACGCTCGCCACTTCAAGGCAGCGGTCTGATGAGCCGGCTGCGGGTGTACGCGCGAATCGCGCGAGTATTGCTGGTAGTGGCGCTGGGCCTGAGCATG
This window encodes:
- the olsB gene encoding L-ornithine N(alpha)-acyltransferase, whose translation is MTQIARISDTGNERRLQAERLIGAQALQEAQALRFNVFSGEFNAKLKGAEMGLDMDDYDVHCAHIGVRDLNTGRLVATTRLLDHQAASSLGRFYSEEEFSLHGLVHLKGPILEIGRTCVDPAYRNGGTIAVLWGELAEVLNEGGYSYLMGCASIPMQDGGIQAQAIMQRLRERYLCTEHLQAVPKKPLPTLDVPSNVIAEMPPLLKAYMRLGAKICGEPCWDEDFQVADVFILLKRDELCPRYARHFKAAV